From the Wolbachia endosymbiont (group B) of Protocalliphora azurea genome, one window contains:
- a CDS encoding MFS transporter, translating to MQRNFFIWLLASLFYAYQYILRVIPNIIAPELITKFNISITDVGQFGGLYYIGYTLAHIPVGLALDRFGPKFVLPACIVLTFAGTLPLICFDQWYYSILGRMIVGIGSSASAIGLFKVASMYFSQEKSARMASLSIIIGLLGAIYGGLPLDFLLNKFGWNYVIYTFSAFGCLLALLLLLITPNSNIEESRNDNILQDLKTVLFNKHIILISFFGGLMVGPLEGFADGWAKAFLCEAYQMNGDLASSLSSLMFIGMGAGSFFLAYLLEKYPDKHYEVIIACSFAMIASFLLLFTQFGGLYIALPTLLVIGFASGYQVITIYKAISYVNNNLVGLATAVSNMIVMVFGYFFHTGIAKIIDLCWNGTVIQGNPVYGTELLVKAISIIPVCLLLAVFGFMWLRKRSYDNCFRKDL from the coding sequence TTGCAGAGAAATTTTTTCATATGGTTGCTAGCATCACTATTTTATGCATACCAGTATATATTGCGTGTAATTCCAAATATAATCGCGCCTGAATTAATAACAAAATTTAACATAAGTATTACAGATGTTGGTCAATTTGGTGGGCTATATTATATAGGCTATACGCTTGCTCACATACCTGTTGGTCTTGCCCTTGATAGATTTGGGCCAAAGTTTGTTTTACCTGCGTGTATTGTCTTAACATTTGCTGGAACATTGCCGCTAATATGCTTTGATCAGTGGTATTACTCAATACTTGGTAGAATGATTGTCGGAATTGGATCGTCTGCTTCAGCAATTGGACTTTTCAAAGTTGCAAGCATGTATTTTTCACAAGAAAAATCAGCAAGGATGGCTAGCTTATCTATAATAATAGGGTTATTAGGAGCTATTTATGGTGGATTACCTCTAGACTTCTTGCTCAATAAATTTGGTTGGAATTATGTTATATACACTTTCTCAGCATTTGGTTGTTTACTTGCTCTGCTGTTGCTTTTAATAACGCCAAATTCTAACATAGAGGAGAGTAGAAATGACAACATACTTCAAGATTTAAAAACTGTACTTTTCAATAAACATATCATTCTAATCAGCTTTTTTGGGGGCTTGATGGTTGGACCACTAGAAGGTTTTGCTGATGGTTGGGCGAAAGCGTTCTTATGTGAAGCATATCAAATGAACGGAGATTTGGCATCTTCACTTTCCTCTCTCATGTTTATAGGTATGGGAGCTGGATCATTCTTTCTCGCTTATTTACTGGAGAAGTATCCAGACAAACATTACGAGGTGATTATTGCGTGTTCTTTTGCAATGATCGCTAGCTTCCTCTTGCTTTTTACACAATTTGGCGGTTTATATATTGCATTACCTACACTTCTTGTTATCGGCTTTGCATCTGGGTATCAGGTAATTACTATTTACAAGGCAATAAGTTATGTAAACAATAACTTGGTAGGCTTAGCCACAGCTGTATCAAACATGATAGTTATGGTTTTTGGCTATTTTTTTCATACTGGAATTGCAAAAATAATAGACTTATGTTGGAATGGAACGGTAATACAAGGAAATCCTGTGTATGGTACTGAGTTACTAGTAAAAGCAATATCAATTATTCCTGTATGTCTGCTTTTGGCTGTTTTTGGATTTATGTGGTTAAGGAAAAGGTCTTATGACAATTGCTTCAGAAAGGATTTGTAA
- a CDS encoding phosphoglycerate kinase has protein sequence MNVPSIESCDFHNKNVLLRVDFNVPIKNGRICDATRILRALPTIQYLANAGAKVIVISHFGRPKAKDSNLSLKNVVETLSRLLSKEVKFIDDCIGERVQRAINAMDGGDIILLENLRFYKEEEQNDSNFAKQLASLADIYINDAFSCSHRAHASISRITEFLPSYAGFCLQDELKYLEQAISFDAKPITAIVGGAKISTKIKMLIKLAEKVDYLILGGAIANNFLLFNKVNIGKSFFQNGVDDLLHDIVETANKNNCKIVVPEDVLVAVNSDYSTGVLRKIESILDGDIILDIGPQTLSTISGIIASSKTLLWNGPIGVFEHSAFANGTVEVMRVVSDLTHEGKLTSVIGGGDSLSAINTAGLADKDFTYISTGGGAFLSWLSGDEMPGLRSTLD, from the coding sequence ATAAATGTACCTAGCATAGAGAGTTGTGATTTTCACAATAAAAATGTTCTGCTCAGGGTTGACTTCAATGTTCCTATAAAAAATGGAAGAATTTGTGATGCCACTCGTATTTTGAGAGCGCTACCTACCATTCAGTATTTGGCAAATGCGGGTGCAAAAGTTATTGTTATCTCACATTTTGGGCGTCCAAAAGCCAAAGACAGTAACTTATCGCTAAAAAACGTAGTTGAAACTTTATCGCGGCTGCTAAGCAAAGAAGTGAAATTTATTGATGATTGTATTGGTGAGAGAGTACAAAGAGCAATAAATGCGATGGATGGAGGAGATATAATATTACTAGAGAATCTGAGGTTTTATAAAGAAGAAGAGCAGAATGATTCAAATTTTGCTAAACAATTAGCATCTCTAGCAGATATATATATAAATGATGCGTTTTCTTGCTCTCACAGAGCTCACGCTTCTATTTCACGCATTACGGAATTTTTACCTTCTTATGCAGGATTTTGCTTGCAAGATGAGCTAAAGTATCTTGAGCAAGCTATATCGTTTGACGCTAAACCTATTACTGCGATAGTTGGTGGAGCTAAAATATCAACTAAAATAAAAATGCTTATAAAGCTAGCAGAAAAGGTTGATTACCTTATTCTGGGCGGCGCAATTGCTAATAATTTTTTGTTATTTAATAAAGTTAATATAGGCAAGTCTTTTTTTCAAAATGGCGTTGATGATCTTCTGCACGATATTGTTGAGACGGCAAATAAAAACAATTGCAAAATAGTTGTGCCAGAAGACGTTTTGGTTGCAGTAAATTCTGATTATAGCACTGGCGTTTTAAGAAAAATTGAATCCATTTTGGACGGTGATATAATTTTAGATATCGGACCTCAAACTTTAAGCACAATAAGCGGTATAATAGCAAGCAGTAAAACTCTGCTGTGGAACGGACCTATTGGTGTTTTTGAACATTCAGCTTTTGCAAATGGTACAGTAGAGGTGATGAGAGTAGTAAGTGATTTGACACACGAAGGAAAATTAACCAGTGTAATAGGAGGAGGAGATAGTCTATCTGCAATAAATACTGCAGGTCTTGCCGATAAAGATTTTACATATATTTCAACTGGTGGGGGAGCGTTTTTAAGTTGGCTAAGTGGTGATGAGATGCCAGGACTGCGATCAACATTAGATTAA
- the glyA gene encoding serine hydroxymethyltransferase, producing MTIASERICNSENNLKSFDNEVYLSIEKELQRQRSQLQLIASENFASKAVMEAQGSFLTNKYAEGYPGKRYYCGCEYVDEVENLAIERLCKLFNVKFANVQPHSGSQANQAVFASLLTPGDTILGLSLNCGGHLTHGAAPNLSGKWFKSIQYTVNRDTYLLDMDEVERLALEHKPKLIIAGASAYPREIDFERFREIANKVGAYLLADIAHYSGLIAAGCYPSPAEYAHVMTSTTHKTLRGPRGGVVMTNDEALHKKIQSAVFPGLQGGPLMHVIAAKAVAFKEALAPEFKTYSKKVVENAKVLAQALQGHGLNIITGGTDSHIVLVDLRSRKLTGKDVVNSLERAGITCNKNSVPFDTEKPTITSGLRFGTAAETTRGLEKKDFKEIADLINEIIQGLIDGNSPDVEKAVKNKVESICSNFPIY from the coding sequence ATGACAATTGCTTCAGAAAGGATTTGTAACTCTGAAAATAATTTAAAGTCTTTTGATAATGAAGTTTATCTCTCTATAGAGAAGGAACTGCAGCGTCAAAGATCGCAGTTGCAATTGATTGCATCGGAGAATTTTGCAAGTAAAGCAGTGATGGAAGCACAGGGTTCTTTTCTGACTAATAAATATGCAGAAGGTTATCCTGGTAAAAGATATTACTGTGGCTGTGAGTATGTAGATGAAGTTGAAAATCTGGCTATAGAAAGGCTTTGTAAGCTGTTTAATGTTAAATTTGCAAATGTTCAACCTCACTCTGGTTCTCAGGCAAATCAAGCAGTGTTTGCTTCACTACTTACTCCGGGTGATACAATACTTGGATTGTCACTGAATTGTGGTGGACATTTAACTCATGGTGCAGCACCAAACCTTTCTGGTAAGTGGTTTAAGTCGATCCAGTATACAGTTAATAGAGACACTTACCTGCTTGATATGGATGAGGTGGAAAGGCTAGCGCTAGAGCATAAACCGAAGCTAATCATTGCTGGTGCTTCCGCTTATCCAAGAGAAATAGATTTCGAGCGCTTTCGTGAAATTGCGAATAAAGTTGGTGCATATTTGCTTGCAGATATTGCGCACTATTCAGGGCTTATTGCTGCAGGTTGTTACCCATCACCTGCTGAATATGCGCATGTTATGACTTCTACAACTCACAAGACTCTACGTGGTCCTCGTGGTGGAGTGGTAATGACAAATGATGAAGCGTTACATAAAAAAATTCAGTCTGCAGTTTTTCCAGGATTGCAAGGTGGGCCACTTATGCATGTGATAGCTGCAAAAGCTGTTGCATTTAAGGAAGCATTAGCGCCAGAGTTTAAAACTTATAGTAAAAAAGTTGTGGAAAATGCGAAAGTGTTAGCTCAAGCGCTGCAAGGGCATGGGCTGAACATTATAACCGGTGGCACTGACTCTCATATAGTGCTAGTTGATTTAAGATCACGGAAATTGACTGGAAAAGACGTTGTGAATAGCCTTGAAAGAGCTGGCATTACCTGCAATAAAAACTCCGTGCCGTTTGACACAGAAAAACCAACCATTACTTCAGGGCTCCGTTTTGGTACCGCTGCTGAGACAACACGCGGACTTGAGAAAAAAGATTTTAAAGAGATAGCTGATCTGATAAATGAAATAATTCAGGGATTAATTGATGGAAATAGCCCTGATGTTGAAAAAGCAGTGAAAAATAAAGTTGAAAGTATTTGTAGTAATTTTCCTATTTATTAA
- a CDS encoding DMT family transporter, with product MAWVYLLLAGLVEIIWTTALKYSNGFTRVIPVVIILVSGSVSLYWLSLAMKSIPLGTSYAVWTGIGSIGAAIIGIMFFNDPVNFGRLFSLALVVLGIIGLKVFSN from the coding sequence ATGGCGTGGGTATATTTGCTATTAGCTGGTTTGGTTGAAATAATATGGACCACAGCACTGAAATATAGCAATGGCTTTACTCGTGTTATACCTGTAGTAATTATTTTAGTTAGCGGTTCTGTAAGTCTTTACTGGCTATCGTTAGCAATGAAGTCTATCCCCCTTGGTACATCTTATGCAGTTTGGACTGGTATAGGTTCTATAGGTGCAGCGATAATAGGAATAATGTTTTTTAATGACCCAGTAAATTTTGGGCGTTTATTTTCCCTTGCTTTGGTAGTGCTGGGTATTATAGGATTAAAAGTATTTTCCAATTAG
- a CDS encoding pyridoxal phosphate-dependent aminotransferase produces the protein MSDLAKRMSLIKPSPTIAVTDKANRLKSEGKKICVLAAGEPDFDTPDHIKKAAIQSINEGKTKYTAVDGTRELKEAIINKLKRDNILEYTLSQICVGAGAKQVLFNLFMATINPGDEAIIPAPYWVSYVDMVSLFGGLPVVVECKQNFKLIPELLESNITEKTKWLILNSPNNPAGIVYTYDELKSIAQVLLKHPHVNVVTDDIYEHIVYDEKFFTIAQVEPKLYDRVFVVNGVSKAYAMTGWRIGYIAGRSDVIKAISTLQSQSTSNPNSIAQAAAVEALNGDHSFLKERTKIFKDRRDFVVKKLNSASGLSASIPQGAFYLFVACEGLLGKSTKSGKVINSDLDFAEYLLEDHLVAVVPGIAFGLKNFVRISYATSQEQLEIGCNSIIKACEMLS, from the coding sequence ATGTCAGACCTTGCAAAGAGGATGTCTCTGATAAAACCATCGCCTACAATCGCTGTGACCGATAAGGCAAACAGATTAAAAAGCGAAGGAAAGAAAATTTGCGTTTTAGCTGCGGGAGAGCCGGATTTTGACACTCCAGATCATATAAAAAAGGCAGCTATTCAATCGATAAATGAAGGCAAAACTAAATATACTGCTGTTGATGGAACGCGTGAGCTTAAAGAGGCGATAATCAATAAGTTAAAAAGGGATAACATTCTAGAATACACACTTAGCCAAATCTGTGTTGGTGCTGGTGCTAAGCAGGTGTTATTCAATTTGTTCATGGCAACAATTAACCCTGGGGATGAAGCTATAATACCAGCTCCTTATTGGGTTTCATATGTTGATATGGTAAGTCTTTTTGGCGGACTGCCAGTTGTTGTAGAGTGCAAACAAAACTTTAAGCTGATACCGGAGTTACTGGAAAGCAATATAACTGAGAAAACTAAGTGGTTAATTCTCAACTCACCAAATAATCCAGCAGGAATTGTCTATACATATGATGAATTGAAAAGCATAGCGCAAGTATTGCTTAAACATCCACATGTGAATGTTGTTACAGATGATATTTATGAGCACATAGTATACGACGAAAAGTTTTTTACCATTGCTCAGGTTGAGCCAAAACTTTATGATAGAGTTTTTGTGGTCAATGGAGTATCAAAAGCCTATGCAATGACGGGCTGGAGAATAGGCTATATTGCAGGCAGGAGTGATGTGATAAAAGCTATTTCTACACTGCAGTCTCAAAGTACTTCTAACCCAAACTCGATAGCACAAGCAGCAGCAGTTGAAGCGTTAAACGGTGATCATAGTTTTTTGAAAGAAAGAACAAAAATCTTTAAGGATCGTAGAGATTTTGTAGTAAAAAAGCTAAATTCTGCTTCAGGATTGTCAGCATCTATTCCACAAGGTGCATTCTATTTGTTTGTCGCATGTGAAGGTTTATTGGGTAAGAGCACGAAAAGTGGTAAAGTAATAAATAGTGATCTTGATTTTGCTGAATATTTGTTGGAAGACCATTTAGTTGCTGTTGTTCCAGGAATTGCGTTTGGTCTGAAAAATTTTGTCAGAATTTCTTATGCAACCTCTCAGGAACAATTAGAAATTGGATGTAATAGTATTATTAAAGCATGTGAAATGCTAAGTTAA